A genomic stretch from Gemmatimonadaceae bacterium includes:
- a CDS encoding polyribonucleotide nucleotidyltransferase: MQRIEKTFAGRTLSIETGRMAKQAAGSAVVRFGDTMVLAAVTISDKESALGFFPLLVEYREKTYAAGKIPGGFIKREGRPHDHEILSARIIDRSIRPMFPEGFKNEVQVYVYVISADQENDADVLGLLAASYAINASKIPFSGPLGGVRVGRVQGKWILNPTFQQLEYSDLEFVVAGSGDSIVMVEGGANEVSEAEALEALGVAHGGIRELIAMQNELLARGRADKMAWTKTEVPAEIVAAVTKEAESRIATALNQKDKATRVQAVEAVKKDARAKLIEANAEWAPHVGSVLDDLEYTGLRSQVLSTGKRVDGRAGNEVRPISIDASVLPRAHGSSLFTRGQTQALVSCTLGTADDVQRLDTVHESGESTQSFMLHYNFPPFSTGEVRPMRGTSRREIGHGNLAERALQAILPDFHDFPYTIRIVSDVLESNGSSSMASVCGGSLALFDAGVPVRAAVAGVAMGLIKEGDKHAILTDILGTEDHLGDMDFKVAGTEQGITSIQMDIKIQGLDLGIMRDALAQAREGRLHILGEMKKALAAPRADLSPYAPRIVTMNINPEKIGDLIGPKGKTIRGIQEETGAEITVDDSGLVTIAAVGGESMERARQMVQAITAEPIVGETYEGAVKSTTAFGAFIEIMPGTEGLLHISEMRHTRVEKTEDVVKKGDRVTVKLIDRDERGRLRLSMKALVPKPEGAPEGEAAVASGGSDESPTENGEGSGERRERRGGREGSRGGRGGRGRRD, from the coding sequence ATGCAGAGAATCGAGAAGACCTTCGCCGGCCGCACCCTTTCCATCGAAACGGGCCGCATGGCCAAGCAGGCGGCGGGGTCGGCGGTCGTGCGGTTCGGGGACACGATGGTCCTCGCCGCGGTCACGATCAGCGACAAGGAAAGCGCCCTCGGCTTCTTTCCCCTGCTCGTCGAGTATCGCGAGAAGACCTACGCCGCCGGCAAGATCCCCGGCGGCTTCATCAAGCGCGAGGGCCGGCCGCACGACCACGAGATCCTCTCGGCGCGCATCATCGATCGCTCGATTCGCCCGATGTTCCCCGAGGGCTTCAAGAACGAAGTCCAGGTCTACGTCTACGTAATCTCCGCGGACCAGGAGAATGACGCCGACGTCCTCGGCCTTCTGGCGGCCTCCTACGCCATCAACGCCTCGAAGATTCCCTTCTCCGGCCCGCTCGGCGGCGTTCGCGTCGGCCGCGTACAGGGCAAGTGGATCCTCAACCCCACGTTCCAGCAGCTCGAGTACAGTGACCTCGAGTTTGTCGTGGCCGGGTCGGGCGACTCGATCGTCATGGTCGAAGGTGGCGCCAACGAAGTGAGCGAAGCCGAGGCGCTCGAAGCGCTCGGTGTCGCGCACGGGGGCATCAGAGAACTCATCGCGATGCAGAACGAGCTGCTCGCCCGGGGCCGCGCCGACAAGATGGCGTGGACAAAAACCGAAGTGCCGGCCGAGATCGTCGCCGCGGTTACGAAGGAAGCGGAGTCGCGCATCGCGACCGCGCTCAACCAGAAGGACAAGGCCACCCGCGTACAGGCCGTGGAGGCCGTGAAGAAGGACGCCAGGGCCAAGCTCATCGAGGCCAACGCGGAGTGGGCGCCCCACGTCGGCAGCGTGCTCGACGACCTCGAGTACACGGGCCTTCGCTCGCAGGTGCTGAGCACGGGCAAGCGCGTCGACGGTCGTGCGGGCAACGAAGTGCGCCCAATCTCGATCGACGCGTCGGTCCTGCCGCGCGCGCACGGCTCATCGCTGTTCACCCGTGGCCAGACGCAGGCTCTGGTGTCCTGCACCCTGGGCACTGCGGACGACGTGCAACGGCTCGACACGGTCCACGAGTCCGGCGAGTCCACCCAGTCGTTCATGCTGCACTACAACTTCCCGCCGTTCTCGACGGGTGAAGTGCGTCCGATGCGCGGCACGTCCCGCCGTGAAATCGGTCACGGCAACCTCGCCGAGCGTGCACTGCAGGCGATCCTGCCCGACTTTCACGACTTCCCCTATACGATCAGGATCGTCTCCGACGTCCTCGAGTCCAACGGCTCGTCGTCGATGGCTTCGGTGTGCGGCGGCTCGCTCGCGTTGTTCGATGCGGGTGTGCCGGTCCGTGCTGCCGTCGCCGGGGTCGCGATGGGCCTGATCAAGGAAGGGGACAAGCACGCCATCCTCACCGACATCCTCGGCACCGAAGATCACCTGGGCGACATGGACTTCAAGGTCGCCGGCACCGAGCAGGGCATCACGTCGATCCAGATGGACATCAAGATCCAGGGGCTCGACCTCGGAATCATGCGTGACGCGCTGGCCCAGGCCCGCGAAGGCCGCCTGCACATCCTGGGCGAAATGAAGAAGGCCCTCGCTGCGCCGCGTGCCGATCTCTCGCCGTACGCGCCGCGAATCGTCACGATGAACATCAATCCCGAGAAGATCGGTGACCTCATCGGGCCCAAGGGCAAGACGATCCGGGGCATTCAGGAAGAGACCGGAGCGGAGATCACGGTCGACGACTCGGGCCTCGTCACGATCGCGGCGGTGGGTGGCGAGTCGATGGAGCGTGCGCGCCAGATGGTGCAGGCCATCACGGCCGAGCCGATCGTGGGCGAGACGTACGAAGGCGCGGTGAAGAGCACGACGGCCTTTGGCGCGTTCATCGAGATCATGCCGGGGACCGAAGGGCTCCTGCACATCTCCGAGATGCGCCACACGCGCGTCGAGAAGACCGAAGACGTCGTGAAGAAGGGCGATCGCGTCACGGTCAAGCTCATCGACCGCGACGAACGCGGCCGCCTGCGCCTCTCGATGAAGGCGCTGGTGCCCAAGCCCGAGGGCGCGCCAGAAGGCGAGGCCGCCGTGGCGAGTGGCGGCTCCGACGAATCCCCGACGGAGAACGGCGAGGGGTCCGGCGAGCGCCGGGAGCGGCGCGGTGGGCGCGAGGGGAGCCGCGGCGGGCGGGGTGGCCGCGGTCGGAGAGACTGA
- a CDS encoding insulinase family protein, which yields MLSTGDETGLSRTTFDNGLTVVSEYMPHVRSVALGAWVRSASVHEVREQMGVSHMLEHLVFKGSRRRTARELALTLEALGGSLDAYTSREHTAFQARVLDEHLPQAADVMADLIFSPLLRESDLELERKVVLEEIAMVEDAPDDIVFELHNELLWGGHPLGYSILGTRATVGAMQLDEVRALHERAYRPEQIVVSAAGHVEHEALIDVLQRAGWGDVRRGTAAAAAPRVLTPHIAERRHVEREAAQSHVVLGAPSFGYVDQRRYALTLLTSVLGGGMSSRLFQRVREERGLAYSIYAFHHHYSTTGMHGVYLATSPDQVSEALASVHAELADVVAHGLPDDELQMGRSQLKGQITLSLESPGARLYRAAATELYGEPFRPLDEVLSLVDAISDADVGGVAREYFAPESMTTLTLGPAEPGD from the coding sequence GTGCTCTCCACGGGCGACGAGACGGGACTGAGCCGCACGACCTTCGACAACGGCCTGACGGTCGTGTCGGAGTACATGCCGCACGTCCGGTCCGTCGCCCTTGGCGCGTGGGTCCGCTCCGCATCGGTGCATGAGGTCCGCGAGCAGATGGGTGTTTCGCACATGCTCGAGCACCTCGTTTTCAAGGGCTCGCGGCGACGCACCGCGCGCGAGCTCGCGCTGACCCTCGAGGCGTTGGGTGGCTCCCTCGACGCCTACACGTCACGGGAGCACACGGCCTTTCAGGCGCGGGTGCTCGACGAGCATCTCCCGCAGGCCGCCGATGTCATGGCCGACCTGATCTTCTCGCCGCTCCTGCGCGAGAGTGACCTCGAGTTGGAGCGCAAAGTCGTGCTCGAGGAGATCGCGATGGTCGAGGATGCGCCCGACGACATCGTGTTCGAGCTCCACAACGAGCTGCTGTGGGGGGGACACCCCCTGGGGTACTCGATCCTCGGCACGCGCGCGACCGTTGGTGCGATGCAGCTCGATGAGGTCCGCGCCCTGCACGAGCGCGCGTACCGTCCGGAGCAGATCGTGGTCTCGGCCGCCGGTCACGTAGAGCACGAGGCGCTCATCGACGTGCTGCAGCGCGCCGGGTGGGGCGATGTCCGCCGCGGGACGGCGGCCGCGGCTGCGCCCCGCGTCCTGACGCCGCACATCGCGGAGCGCCGCCACGTCGAGCGCGAGGCTGCGCAGAGCCACGTGGTGCTGGGCGCGCCGTCGTTCGGGTACGTCGACCAGCGACGCTATGCGCTGACGCTACTGACATCGGTGCTTGGAGGCGGGATGAGTTCCCGCTTGTTTCAGCGAGTTCGGGAGGAACGCGGGCTCGCGTATTCGATCTACGCGTTTCATCACCACTACTCGACGACCGGCATGCACGGCGTCTACCTCGCGACGTCCCCCGATCAGGTTTCGGAGGCGCTGGCGTCGGTGCACGCCGAACTGGCCGATGTGGTCGCCCACGGACTTCCGGACGACGAACTGCAGATGGGGCGCTCGCAGCTGAAGGGGCAGATCACCTTGTCGCTGGAGAGTCCCGGTGCACGGTTGTATCGTGCGGCGGCGACGGAGTTGTACGGTGAACCCTTCCGGCCGCTCGATGAAGTCCTGTCGCTGGTCGACGCGATCAGCGACGCCGACGTAGGCGGTGTGGCACGCGAGTACTTTGCGCCCGAGTCCATGACGACCCTCACGTTGGGGCCTGCAGAACCCGGCGACTGA